In one Sphingomonas sp. AP4-R1 genomic region, the following are encoded:
- a CDS encoding TonB-dependent receptor, protein MTAQRRTESLQRVPISISAITSTALTKAGATGTLALTTVTPGLQLPQNRNSVTPSIRGVGSQNVTPGDEGATAVYVDGILYAAAGANIFSLNNVDQVEVLRGPQGTLFGRNAVGGLINIITRTPNDEQQIRGSIGYGNYDTTTGQLYVAGGLTTGIAADLALYGSYQGKGWGRNLNLGNEVNFNREGSARSKFAFDLDGATKLILSGDYSYGKNDIGNTRQPLPGTRAVGGGGFVGTIYDTSGDMPIYAKKETWGVSAKLTHSLGWADFTSTTAFRHYDLEYNLDQDGTPTVYVDGRTPELTKTLQQEFLLAGSVGRLKWTTGLFYFYSNAAWVDFTQRSTVTPATNFILNSRMLTNSYAAFAQGSYALTDATHLTVGLRYTRDTRAISAAQYALAGNPRPAGTLLNSTDLLPHDQTHRAFDKLTWRFALDQQITQSILVFGSVSRGFKSGVFNASSPFNPAVSPETLDAYEIGAKADLFDRQLRLNVSAYHYNYDNIQLQAVNATGQSILLNAAKGRINGIDGDITVAPRVSFGDLQVHLTMAYLDATYRSFPAGQVLTPRPAPAGGNILSSGDLSGNDIIFSPHFTSGVSGSYEFPVDGSHDLGLSATWYRNGSFYWDPQNRVKQPAYDLVNGQISLSFADRKFTIRGFVRNLLNKKYYAQVSPSPTGDLGVPGAPRTYGAAFDFSF, encoded by the coding sequence GTGACAGCGCAACGCCGAACGGAATCGTTGCAGCGCGTGCCCATTTCAATATCGGCGATCACATCGACGGCGCTTACCAAGGCCGGCGCGACAGGAACATTGGCTCTGACAACTGTCACGCCGGGGCTGCAATTGCCACAGAACCGCAACTCGGTCACGCCCTCCATTCGCGGCGTCGGCTCACAGAATGTGACGCCCGGCGACGAGGGCGCCACGGCGGTCTATGTAGACGGCATTCTGTATGCGGCGGCTGGCGCGAACATTTTCTCGCTAAACAACGTGGATCAAGTGGAAGTGCTTCGCGGCCCGCAAGGAACGCTTTTCGGGCGCAATGCCGTGGGCGGCCTGATCAATATCATCACGCGCACGCCGAACGACGAGCAGCAAATTCGCGGATCGATCGGTTACGGCAATTACGATACGACGACCGGCCAACTTTATGTCGCAGGCGGCCTCACCACCGGCATCGCCGCCGACCTCGCGCTTTACGGCTCTTATCAGGGCAAGGGCTGGGGCCGAAATCTCAATCTCGGCAATGAGGTGAACTTCAATCGCGAAGGATCGGCTCGAAGCAAATTCGCGTTCGACCTCGACGGGGCGACGAAACTGATACTGAGCGGCGACTATTCCTATGGAAAGAACGATATCGGCAACACTCGCCAGCCTCTGCCCGGAACTCGTGCCGTCGGCGGCGGCGGATTTGTCGGGACAATCTATGACACGAGCGGCGACATGCCGATCTACGCAAAAAAGGAAACGTGGGGCGTATCGGCGAAACTGACCCATTCGCTCGGCTGGGCCGACTTCACGTCAACGACAGCGTTCCGCCATTATGATCTCGAATATAATTTGGATCAGGACGGCACCCCGACCGTATATGTGGATGGTCGAACGCCCGAACTCACGAAGACTCTGCAGCAGGAATTTCTTCTGGCAGGTAGCGTCGGGCGGCTCAAATGGACGACGGGCCTTTTCTATTTCTACTCCAATGCGGCCTGGGTTGATTTCACGCAACGAAGCACGGTCACGCCAGCAACAAATTTCATTCTCAATTCTCGAATGCTTACCAATTCCTATGCGGCCTTCGCGCAAGGATCCTACGCGTTGACGGATGCGACACATCTCACTGTCGGTCTGCGATATACGCGCGACACGCGGGCTATCAGCGCGGCGCAATATGCGCTTGCCGGCAATCCCCGTCCTGCCGGGACTCTGCTGAATTCCACGGATCTATTACCACATGATCAGACCCATCGCGCGTTTGACAAGCTCACGTGGCGGTTCGCGCTCGATCAACAGATCACGCAATCGATCCTGGTGTTCGGGTCCGTCAGCCGCGGCTTCAAGAGCGGGGTATTCAACGCATCGAGCCCGTTCAATCCTGCGGTATCGCCGGAAACGCTCGACGCATATGAAATCGGCGCGAAGGCGGATCTGTTCGACCGCCAGTTGCGGCTGAACGTCTCCGCCTATCACTACAATTACGACAATATCCAGCTGCAGGCTGTCAACGCGACGGGGCAGAGTATCCTGCTCAATGCCGCCAAGGGCCGGATCAACGGCATCGACGGCGACATCACCGTCGCGCCAAGAGTGAGCTTCGGCGACCTGCAAGTGCATCTGACGATGGCATATCTGGATGCCACGTATCGCAGCTTTCCGGCAGGACAGGTTCTCACTCCACGACCTGCCCCGGCCGGAGGCAATATTCTCAGCAGCGGCGATCTTTCCGGGAACGATATCATCTTCTCGCCGCACTTCACATCCGGCGTTTCGGGGAGTTATGAATTCCCCGTCGACGGTAGCCATGATCTGGGCCTGAGCGCGACATGGTATCGCAACGGCAGCTTTTACTGGGATCCTCAAAACCGGGTGAAACAGCCCGCTTATGATCTCGTGAACGGACAGATCTCGCTCTCGTTCGCGGACAGGAAATTCACCATCCGCGGCTTCGTTCGTAACTTGCTGAATAAGAAATATTACGCTCAGGTTTCGCCGAGCCCGACGGGAGATCTCGGCGTGCCAGGTGCACCCAGAACGTATGGCGCCGCATTCGACTTCTCCTTCTGA
- a CDS encoding MFS transporter, whose translation MSATYQPASGSDDPDLATADLLEALPFSRFQLGLLLMTGATVVLDGIDNQILGLAAPSLIADWHISKVELGTVFAVGFAGMAAGTVIAGWIGDRFGRKIALVLGVLAFAIATLLTGYSRSLFEMGALRLIAGLGLGGVPGTAAALIGEYMPARFRAAAISFGIICVAIGGIIGGFAAAAILPTHGWRSFFYVGGLVPLVGAFFLLWKLPESPRFLAARPRRHAELARNLGRMGLSQPRMFVETLAMDRKGTHIPGRALFGSELRRDTLALCAALFMGLFLIYSMFNWAPTLLFSNGFALELTHSGLTAFNIGGAVGSVIAGFAMTRLGSRRVLIPLTIIAAFVCAGLAVSPINPGAFTSLLVALLVLGLTGSTVQSTIYAVASHAFPTSLRARGIGVMAGAGRLGAMLSAFAGADLVDWGGAAFFTVLGVVLLVQAICLALLRNHIPAASAA comes from the coding sequence GTGAGCGCGACATATCAGCCCGCATCGGGATCGGATGATCCGGACCTCGCGACGGCGGACCTCCTGGAAGCGCTTCCTTTTTCCCGCTTCCAGCTCGGTCTGTTGCTGATGACCGGTGCGACTGTGGTGCTGGACGGGATCGACAACCAGATCCTCGGGCTGGCAGCGCCGTCTTTGATCGCCGATTGGCATATCAGCAAAGTCGAGCTTGGCACGGTATTCGCCGTCGGCTTCGCGGGCATGGCGGCGGGAACCGTGATCGCGGGCTGGATCGGCGACCGTTTCGGCCGGAAGATTGCACTCGTCCTCGGCGTGCTTGCCTTTGCGATCGCAACCCTGCTCACCGGCTACTCCCGCTCATTGTTCGAGATGGGCGCTTTGCGGCTGATCGCCGGGCTTGGGTTGGGCGGCGTTCCCGGCACGGCGGCCGCCTTGATTGGCGAGTATATGCCCGCCCGCTTTCGAGCCGCCGCGATCTCGTTCGGGATCATCTGCGTGGCGATCGGCGGAATCATCGGCGGCTTCGCTGCCGCCGCGATCCTGCCGACACATGGCTGGAGATCCTTTTTCTACGTCGGCGGGCTCGTTCCGCTCGTCGGCGCCTTCTTTCTGCTCTGGAAGCTACCGGAATCACCGCGTTTTCTGGCGGCGCGCCCGCGCCGTCATGCCGAACTCGCCAGGAATTTGGGACGTATGGGGCTGTCGCAGCCGCGTATGTTCGTGGAGACGCTGGCGATGGATCGCAAAGGCACGCACATCCCGGGCCGCGCGCTGTTCGGCTCGGAACTGCGTCGTGATACGCTCGCGCTCTGCGCAGCCCTCTTCATGGGGCTGTTTTTGATCTATTCCATGTTTAACTGGGCGCCCACGTTGCTGTTCAGTAACGGTTTCGCGCTCGAGCTGACGCACAGCGGCCTTACGGCATTCAATATTGGAGGAGCTGTCGGATCGGTCATCGCCGGTTTCGCGATGACGCGCCTAGGCTCGCGTCGGGTCTTGATTCCTCTGACGATAATCGCAGCGTTCGTTTGCGCTGGACTGGCCGTATCGCCGATCAATCCCGGCGCGTTTACGAGCCTGCTGGTGGCGCTGCTTGTGCTGGGCCTCACGGGCAGCACCGTGCAATCGACCATCTACGCCGTGGCAAGTCATGCATTTCCTACCAGCCTGCGCGCGCGGGGAATTGGCGTGATGGCGGGAGCCGGGCGACTTGGCGCAATGCTGAGCGCCTTTGCCGGCGCCGATCTTGTGGATTGGGGGGGAGCCGCTTTCTTCACGGTCCTGGGCGTGGTTCTCCTTGTTCAGGCCATCTGTCTCGCCCTATTACGAAACCATATTCCAGCAGCGTCGGCGGCGTGA
- a CDS encoding Bcr/CflA family efflux MFS transporter, whose product MVTLSGTLAIHIFIPAMAMAAADLQATPAAMQLTTSFYVVGLALGQLVYGPLADRHGRRQTLLGGLALYTLGGLAAWTATDAGTLAAARLVQALGGCSGMVIARAVVRDTMGPARANRGLATMNLMMTAGPGIAPLIGGFVAEAFGWRSIMALLVLMGSISLLCVFLRLPETHMPGLPEPAGTILRRYLHLAFTPHFLGYAVGGAFATTSWYAFIGAAPGIFFVGLGQTPRATGVCMGIIVGGLWIGTVVGWRLAGRLTAERLLITGSLLSLVAAILFLFVMIAMNSVTLVTSVMFLFTAGIGIAGPAALAQALGANDAMIGSASGLYGFVQMAMGALCTAAVNLGRDPGLWAACVMLAAGIGAQVMFRMGRAARLQGES is encoded by the coding sequence ATGGTCACGCTCAGCGGAACGCTTGCCATACATATCTTCATTCCGGCGATGGCGATGGCGGCCGCCGATTTACAGGCGACGCCCGCCGCAATGCAGCTGACGACGAGCTTTTACGTCGTCGGCTTGGCGCTGGGTCAACTCGTTTACGGTCCGCTCGCCGATCGTCATGGTCGTCGGCAGACGTTGTTGGGGGGGCTTGCGCTGTACACGCTGGGCGGCCTCGCCGCATGGACCGCGACCGACGCGGGCACACTCGCTGCGGCGCGCCTCGTCCAGGCGCTCGGAGGATGCAGCGGAATGGTGATCGCACGCGCTGTCGTCCGTGACACGATGGGGCCGGCTCGGGCGAACCGCGGACTGGCAACCATGAACCTGATGATGACGGCCGGTCCCGGCATTGCCCCCTTGATAGGAGGCTTCGTGGCTGAGGCGTTCGGCTGGCGATCCATTATGGCGTTGCTCGTGTTGATGGGGAGCATCAGCCTGTTATGCGTGTTCCTCAGGCTCCCAGAAACACATATGCCGGGCCTGCCAGAACCGGCCGGAACGATCCTGCGTCGGTATCTGCATCTGGCGTTCACGCCGCACTTTCTGGGATATGCGGTCGGGGGAGCGTTCGCGACGACGAGCTGGTATGCATTCATAGGTGCCGCCCCGGGGATTTTCTTCGTCGGGTTGGGGCAGACGCCGCGTGCGACGGGCGTGTGCATGGGCATCATCGTAGGCGGCTTGTGGATAGGAACCGTGGTCGGCTGGCGTTTGGCCGGGCGTCTGACGGCCGAGCGCCTGCTCATAACGGGAAGCCTGCTCAGCCTCGTCGCGGCCATCCTGTTCCTGTTCGTGATGATCGCCATGAATTCGGTGACACTGGTGACCTCGGTCATGTTTCTCTTCACCGCGGGGATCGGGATCGCCGGCCCTGCCGCGCTCGCTCAAGCGTTGGGCGCGAACGATGCGATGATCGGCTCGGCCTCAGGGTTGTACGGTTTCGTCCAGATGGCGATGGGTGCCCTCTGCACAGCGGCTGTCAACCTGGGACGCGATCCCGGCCTGTGGGCGGCCTGTGTGATGCTCGCCGCCGGCATTGGTGCCCAGGTCATGTTTCGGATGGGGCGGGCCGCACGGCTTCAGGGCGAAAGCTGA
- a CDS encoding electron transfer flavoprotein-ubiquinone oxidoreductase codes for MHERESMEYDVVIVGGGPAGLAAAIRLKQLASEKGAELSVCILEKGSEIGAHILSGAVVDPIALDELLPDWRTDGCPMAEVPVTENHHWFLSKGGKTAMPHLFTPGFMHNKGTYTGSLGNLCRWLAGKAEELGVEIFPGFAAAEVLFHDDGSVKGVATGDMGVARDGTHKPDYQPGMELHAKYTFFAEGARGSLTKEVKRIFDLEASCQPQVYGLGMKELWDIAPEKHVPGRVIHTQGWPLTEEVGGGFLYHQANGQVALGFVVGLGYKNPHLFPFEEFQRWKQHPAIRAILEGGRRVSYGARAINEGGWQSVPTLAFPGGALIGCSAGFVNVPRIKGSHTAMKSGMLAAEEAYAAVTAGRQGDVLAGYQPAVNASWISKELKLVRNSEPSIAKFGPLMGTVWAGLDMWMNTFGLGLPYTFKHHRDCSTLARKDHARPIDYPKPDGKISFDRLSSVFLSNTNHEEDQPIHLTLKDPEVPITVNLPLYDAPEQRYCPAGVYEIVGQDVGTPRLQINAQNCVHCKTCDIKDPTQNINWVVPEGGGGPNYPNM; via the coding sequence ATGCACGAGCGGGAATCGATGGAGTATGACGTGGTGATCGTCGGCGGTGGGCCGGCCGGTCTCGCCGCGGCGATCCGCCTGAAGCAGCTGGCTTCGGAGAAAGGCGCCGAGCTTTCGGTGTGCATCCTCGAAAAAGGGTCCGAAATCGGCGCGCATATCCTGTCGGGCGCGGTGGTGGATCCGATCGCGCTGGACGAGCTGCTGCCCGACTGGCGCACCGACGGCTGCCCGATGGCCGAAGTGCCGGTGACGGAGAATCATCACTGGTTCCTGTCGAAGGGTGGCAAGACGGCGATGCCGCACCTCTTCACGCCCGGCTTCATGCACAACAAGGGCACCTATACGGGCTCGCTCGGCAATCTGTGCCGCTGGCTGGCGGGCAAGGCCGAGGAGCTGGGCGTCGAGATCTTCCCCGGCTTCGCGGCGGCCGAGGTGCTGTTCCACGACGACGGATCGGTGAAGGGCGTCGCGACCGGCGACATGGGCGTGGCGCGCGACGGCACGCACAAGCCCGATTACCAGCCGGGCATGGAGCTGCACGCCAAATACACCTTCTTCGCGGAAGGCGCGCGCGGGAGCCTCACCAAGGAGGTGAAGCGCATCTTCGATCTGGAGGCGAGCTGCCAGCCGCAGGTTTACGGCCTCGGCATGAAGGAGCTGTGGGACATCGCCCCGGAGAAGCATGTGCCCGGCCGCGTGATCCACACGCAGGGCTGGCCGCTGACCGAGGAGGTGGGCGGCGGCTTCCTCTATCACCAGGCGAACGGGCAGGTGGCGCTCGGCTTCGTGGTGGGGCTGGGCTACAAGAATCCGCACCTCTTTCCGTTCGAGGAATTCCAGCGCTGGAAGCAGCATCCCGCGATCCGCGCGATCCTGGAGGGCGGGCGCCGCGTGAGCTACGGCGCGCGCGCGATCAACGAGGGCGGGTGGCAGTCCGTGCCGACTTTGGCCTTTCCCGGCGGCGCGCTGATCGGCTGTTCGGCGGGCTTCGTGAACGTGCCGCGCATCAAGGGCAGCCACACCGCGATGAAGAGCGGCATGCTGGCGGCCGAGGAGGCGTATGCGGCCGTGACGGCCGGGCGGCAGGGCGACGTGCTGGCCGGCTACCAGCCCGCCGTGAATGCCAGCTGGATCTCCAAGGAGCTGAAGCTCGTCCGCAATTCGGAGCCGTCCATCGCGAAGTTCGGGCCGCTGATGGGCACGGTCTGGGCCGGCCTCGACATGTGGATGAACACTTTCGGGCTCGGCCTGCCGTACACGTTCAAGCATCACCGGGACTGTTCGACGCTGGCGCGCAAGGACCATGCGCGGCCGATCGACTATCCCAAGCCCGACGGGAAGATCAGCTTCGATCGTCTCTCCTCGGTGTTCCTGTCGAACACCAATCACGAGGAGGATCAGCCGATCCATCTGACGCTGAAGGATCCGGAGGTGCCGATCACGGTGAACCTGCCGCTCTACGATGCGCCCGAGCAGCGTTACTGCCCGGCGGGCGTCTACGAGATCGTGGGGCAGGATGTCGGCACGCCGCGCCTGCAGATCAACGCGCAGAATTGTGTCCACTGCAAGACCTGCGACATCAAGGACCCCACACAGAATATCAACTGGGTCGTGCCCGAAGGCGGCGGCGGTCCCAACTATCCGAACATGTAG
- a CDS encoding electron transfer flavoprotein subunit alpha/FixB family protein translates to MSVLVWVEQEAGAVKDATLSAVTAATQLGEVHLLVAGSGVAGVAEAAAKIAGVAKVVVLDDAAFEHALAENVAPAVVALMGGHDAFVAPATSNGKNIAPRVAALLDVMQVSDILSVESADTFTRPIYAGNAIATVQSSDAKKVITVRGTAFEKAAREGGSAAIEAASGADAGLSSFVGAEIAKSERPELTSARVIVSGGRALGSEEQFHAVIDPLADKLGAGVGASRAAVDAGYAPNDYQVGQTGKIVAPDVYVAVGISGAIQHLAGMKDSKTIVAINKDEDAPIFQVADIGLVGDLFQIVPELTGKL, encoded by the coding sequence ATGAGCGTCCTCGTCTGGGTCGAACAGGAAGCGGGCGCCGTGAAGGACGCCACGCTCTCCGCCGTCACCGCCGCCACCCAGCTCGGCGAGGTCCACCTGCTGGTCGCCGGTTCCGGCGTCGCCGGCGTGGCGGAGGCGGCCGCGAAGATCGCCGGCGTCGCCAAGGTCGTGGTGCTGGACGATGCCGCGTTCGAGCATGCGCTGGCGGAGAATGTCGCGCCGGCCGTGGTCGCGCTGATGGGCGGCCATGACGCGTTCGTGGCGCCCGCCACCTCCAACGGCAAGAATATCGCGCCGCGCGTGGCGGCCCTGCTCGACGTGATGCAGGTCAGCGACATCCTCTCGGTCGAGAGCGCCGATACGTTCACGCGCCCCATCTATGCGGGCAATGCGATCGCGACGGTGCAGTCGTCGGACGCGAAGAAGGTGATCACGGTGCGCGGCACCGCGTTCGAGAAGGCGGCCCGCGAGGGCGGCTCGGCCGCGATCGAGGCGGCGTCGGGTGCCGATGCGGGCCTGTCGAGCTTCGTCGGCGCCGAGATCGCCAAGTCGGAGCGTCCGGAACTGACGTCGGCCAGGGTGATCGTCTCGGGCGGCCGCGCGCTGGGCTCGGAGGAGCAGTTCCATGCGGTGATCGATCCGCTGGCGGACAAGCTCGGCGCGGGCGTCGGCGCGAGCCGGGCCGCAGTCGATGCGGGCTATGCGCCGAACGACTATCAGGTCGGCCAGACCGGCAAGATCGTGGCGCCGGACGTCTATGTCGCGGTCGGCATTTCGGGGGCGATCCAGCATCTCGCCGGCATGAAGGACAGCAAGACCATCGTCGCCATCAACAAGGACGAGGACGCCCCCATCTTCCAGGTCGCCGACATCGGCCTCGTCGGCGATCTCTTCCAGATCGTCCCCGAACTGACCGGAAAATTATAG
- a CDS encoding electron transfer flavoprotein subunit beta/FixA family protein: MKVLVPVKRVIDYNVKPRVKLDGTGVDLANVKMSMNPFDEIAVEEAIRLKEKGVATEVVAVSVGPQKAQDTLRTALAMGADRAILVQTDDEVEPLAVAKILKAIATEEAPGLVILGKQAIDDDSNQTGQMLAALLGWGQGTFASKVEVSGESVAVTREVDGGLETVSLKIPAIVTTDLRLNEPRYASLPNIMKAKSKPMAVKAPADLGVDIAPRLKTLKVAEPPKRQAGIKVADVDELVGKLKALGVAA; this comes from the coding sequence ATGAAGGTTCTGGTGCCCGTGAAGCGGGTGATCGATTATAATGTGAAGCCGCGGGTGAAGCTGGACGGCACGGGCGTCGATCTGGCGAACGTGAAGATGTCGATGAACCCGTTCGACGAGATTGCGGTCGAGGAAGCGATCCGCCTGAAGGAGAAGGGTGTCGCGACCGAGGTCGTGGCCGTCTCGGTCGGCCCGCAGAAGGCGCAGGACACGCTGCGCACCGCGCTGGCGATGGGCGCCGATCGCGCGATCCTGGTGCAGACGGACGACGAGGTCGAGCCGCTCGCCGTCGCCAAGATCCTGAAGGCGATCGCCACCGAGGAGGCTCCCGGCCTCGTGATCCTCGGCAAGCAGGCGATCGACGACGATTCGAACCAGACCGGCCAGATGCTGGCGGCGCTGCTCGGCTGGGGCCAGGGCACGTTCGCGTCGAAGGTCGAGGTGTCGGGCGAGAGCGTCGCCGTGACGCGCGAAGTGGATGGCGGCCTCGAGACGGTCAGCCTCAAGATCCCCGCGATCGTGACGACCGATCTGCGCCTCAACGAGCCGCGCTATGCGTCGCTGCCGAACATCATGAAGGCCAAGTCGAAGCCGATGGCCGTGAAGGCGCCCGCCGATCTGGGCGTGGACATCGCCCCGCGCCTGAAGACGCTGAAGGTGGCCGAGCCGCCGAAGCGTCAGGCGGGCATCAAGGTGGCCGACGTGGATGAACTCGTCGGCAAGCTGAAAGCTTTGGGAGTCGCCGCATGA